In the genome of Gadus chalcogrammus isolate NIFS_2021 chromosome 21, NIFS_Gcha_1.0, whole genome shotgun sequence, one region contains:
- the gnpat2 gene encoding dihydroxyacetone phosphate acyltransferase, protein MSTPQRDSVNDEEEFADILEDLRRSWDLGHALRTFKPSVPDTGPPPCSAAELTAAVRTSQHLRYITKEVAVETGSTVEAVEQQVEVILSEMSQNLQMSSIRLLGYGLNKAMKRLFTRVNVNMDGLQRLQPTAQGYPVILMPNHRSYMDFLIISFLSFTYDLPIPVIAAGTPLSKMKLMGEIFRRCGAFYIRRGIGSDKLYWAVLSEYVKTIVRRAYAPLEFYVEGLRSRTLKALPPKLGMMHMVLEPFFKGEVYDITLVPISISYDRVVEESLLAHELLGVPKPRETTRGLLKASSVLWENYGSMHVNIGQALSVREMCQGKIDRNHYNRVPRDLPQTPGEDMQACVSLLAHRVVRDQEQGAVLSPWSLMATVLLQSPVPSLVQEGLPWGALAQRTLWLRGHALAFGARLNWPGGTRESDEVMSSNMSLHHSVARRRGGRVFLLEEEGFAGRRPTSAEEGVAWRAVAVLMMASHRNQALHVFARPAMLAVAMHVTASRQRRELQAFFVFLLDVFSVEIVFTPGQSTQDFEEACSLLGKAGAIQCCQEEISVTDAGHQTMTFLKTLLQPFMDSYQVVFSHLCEAGDNTFSEKQFVASVRKLATSLILSGELQTYEALSSDTQSNALSSLLRLEAVTKLRTAERTEYSVNKSSVQRIADMLCGKIPLQSVQTAPDSRL, encoded by the exons ATGTCGACCCCG CAAAGAGACTCAGTCAATGATGAGGAGGAGTTTGCTGACATACTGGAGGACCTCAGGCGAAGCTGGGACCTCGGCCACGCCCTCAGGACCTTCAAGCCCTCCGTGCCCGACACCGGACCCCCACCCTGCAGCGCAGCTGAACTCACCGCCGCCGTACGCACGTCCCAGCACCTGCGATACATCAccaaggag GTCGCCGTGGAGACGGGGTCCacggtggaggcggtggagcaGCAGGTGGAGGTCATCCTGAGCGAGATGTCCCAGAACCTGCAGATGAGCTCCATCCGGCTGCTGGGGTACGGCCTCAACAAGGCCATGAAGAGGCTCTTCACGCGCGTCAACGTCAACATGGACGGGCTCCAAAGG CTCCAACCGACCGCCCAGGGCTACCCGGTCATCCTGATGCCCAACCACCGGAGCTACATGGACTTCCTCATCATCTCCTTCCTGTCGTTCACCTACGACCTGCCCATCCCGGTGATCGCAGCAGGAACTC CCCTTTCGAAAATGAAGTTGATGGGTGAGATCTTTAGACGTTGCGGAGCGTTCTACATCCGCCGCGGCATCGGTTCAGACAAGTTGTATTGGGCGGTTCTGTCCGAGTATGTCAAAACCATCGTACGG CGAGCCTACGCGCCCCTGGAGTTCTATGTGGAGGGACTGCGCAGTCGCACTCTGAAGGCCCTGCCGCCCAAGCTGG gtatgatGCACATGGTGCTCGAGCCCTTCTTTAAAGGAGAAGTGTACGACATCACCCTGGTGCCCATCAGCATCAGCTACGACCGCGTGGTGGAGGAATCCCTGCTGGCCCACGAGCTACTGGGGGTCCCCAAGCCCAGGGAGACCACCAGG GGTCTTCTGAAGGCCAGCAGTGTCCTGTGGGAAAACTACGGCAGCATGCACGTTAATATCGGCCAGGCTCTGTCCGTGAGAGAGATGTGTCAGGGCAAGATCGACCGCAACCACTACAACCGTGTACCACG GGACCTACCCCAGACACCCGGCGAGGACATGCAGGCCTGCGTCAGCCTGCTGGCGCACCGCGTGGTCCGGGACCAGGAGCAGGGTGCGGTGCTCAGCCCCTGGTCCCTCATGGCCACGGTGCTGCTCCAGAGCCCCGTCCCCAGCCTGGTCCAGGAGGGCCTGCCCTGGGGAGCCCTCGCCCAAAGGACCCTCTGGCTCCGGGGGCACGCGCTGGCCTTCGGAGCTCGTCTCAACTGgcctg GGGGGACCAGGGAGTCGGACGAGGTAATGTCATCCAACATGTCTCTCCATCACTCGGTGGCTCGTCGTCGAGGGGGCCGAGTCTTCCTGCTCGAGGAGGAGGGCTTTGCGGGAAGACGGCCAACCAGTGCAGAGGAGGGCGTGGCCTGGCGGGCGGTGGCGGTGCTCATGATGGCGTCCCACAGGAACCAGGCACTGCATGTGTTTGCGCGGCCCGCCATGCTAGCGGTCGCCATGCACGTCACGGCAAGTCGGCAGAGAC GGGAGCTCCAGGCCTTCTTCGTCTTCCTCCTGGATGTGTTCTCAGTAGAGATCGTCTTCACCCCTGGCCAGTCCACTCAG GACTTTGAGGAGGCGTGCTCCCTGCTGGGGAAAGCCGGAGCCATCCAGTGCTGCCAAGAGGAAATATCCGTGACTGACGCTGGGCATCAGACCATGACCTTCCTGAAGACACTTCTACAACCCTTCATGGACTCCTATCAG GTTGTGTTCAGTCATCTGTGTGAAGCGGGAGACAACACGTTCTCAGAGAAACAGTTTGTAGCCTCCGTACGAAAGCTAGCCACCAGCCTCATCCTCtcag gTGAGCTTCAGACCTATGAAGCCCTTTCCTCCGACACGCAAAGCAACGCTCTGTCGTCTCTGCTCCGGCTGGAGGCGGTGACAAAGTTAAGGAC GGCTGAGCGGACAGAGTACAGCGTTAACAAGTCATCCGTACAAAGAATCGCAGACATGCTGT GCGGTAAAATCCCACTTCAGAGTGTCCAGACAGCCCCCGACTCCAGGCTTTAG